A part of Vanessa tameamea isolate UH-Manoa-2023 chromosome 20, ilVanTame1 primary haplotype, whole genome shotgun sequence genomic DNA contains:
- the LOC113403751 gene encoding leucine-rich repeat-containing protein 71-like — MKSPKSTKSLRSIRSARSGNTENIFHDDICDLDNMLVMACAKFNCPYAVSVKKEIRQDDYYKALKQADNKTKSKRISLMPEHKVPESTVDVPTHSDQASSVTPSVSYTNNIATTFVYDNYHTLTEIKITKVSQVPDILLKIIGLLVPYYKNLVRLSITNCGIDMYTIHELGKMLNVSTITEICLDGSPLASCDYSILLRSSLRNLSLCRCKVNDEACEIIASKLHHAAAADNLLLLNLSSNHITDEGAKYFGGALRTNRHLRYLNLADNHITDGGACYLLDVLIEFPLTYDEILNMRRWRLDYFKCRNTLYSKYLEGHCKRSYDQISQSTSSKRKKTSTTTLKSKPSARKEKERPSSGSAIEDFIKTKAEMMLTEVMGSFQDPFHPHCTKNVDGYKYYFGNMTLASLNLAYNNLSYITIKKLYKVILYQNSIRKTINGGLVKVVVDGNNMPISCTEMTDINDLMAKNIGQTGKNLELLRWRSRAIK; from the exons atgaAATCTCCGAAATCAACGAAGAGCTTGCGGTCAATCAGGTCGGCTCGGTCTGGGAATACTGAAAACATTTTTCACGACGATATTTGTGACTTGGATAATATGCTAGTTATGGCATGCGCAAAGTTTAATTGTCCATATGCAGTAAGTGTGAAAAAGGAAATAAGACAAG aCGACTATTATAAGGCATTGAAACAGGCGGATAATAAAACTAAGTCTAAAAGAATCAGTTTAATGCCAGAGCACAAGGTACCGGAATCAACTGTTGACGTTCCAACACATTCGGATCAAGCTTCATCTGTGACTCCTTCTGTGTCTTACACAAATAACATAGCTACGACATTTGTATATGACAATTATCATACTTTAacagaaatcaaaataactaaAGTGTCACAGGTACCGGATATTCTTCTAAAGATAATCGGCTTATTAGTACCATATTACAAGAATTTAGTACGATTAAGTATTACCAATTGTGGAATTGATATGTACACTATACACGAATTGGGCAAAATGCTTAATGTGTCAACAATTACAGAAATATGTCTTGACGGATCACCTTTAGCAAGCTGcgattatagtatattattgagAAGCAGTCTCAGAAATCTCTCATTATGCAGATGTAAGGTAAATGATGAGGCTTGCGAAATAATCGCTTCAAAGCTACACCACGCCGCCGCTGCTGataatttattgcttttaaatCTATCCTCAAACCACATAACAGATGAGGGAGCGAAATATTTCGGAGGTGCGTTGAGAACTAATAGACATTTGCGGTATTTAAATTTGGCCGACAACCACATCACCGACGGCGGTGCCTGTTACTTATTAGACGTGTTAATTGAATTTCCTCTAACATAtgacgaaatattaaatatgcgtCGATGGCggttagattattttaaatgtagaaatACTCTGTATTCAAAATACTTAGAGGGACATTGCAAAAGATCGTATGATCAAATCAGTCAAAGTACCTCgtcgaaaagaaaaaaaacatcaacgacaacattaaaaagtaaacCCAGTGCTAGAAAAGAAAAAGAGAGACCTAGCAGCGGAAGTGCAATTGAagactttattaaaacaaaggcTGAAATGATGCTTACCGAAGTAATGGGATCTTTTCAAGACCCATTTCATCCACATTGTACAAAGAATGTTGATGGTTACAAATACTACTTCGGCAATATGACGCTTGCTTCACTAAATTTggcatataataatttatcatatattacaataaaaaaattatataaagttatactttatcaaaattcaataagaaaaacaataaatggtGGTCTCGTTAAGGTTGTAGTTGATGGGAACAATATGCCTATAAGTTGCACAGAAATGACAGACATAAATGATTTAATGGCGAAAAATATCGGACAAACTGGTAAGAACTTAGAGTTACTTCGTTGGAGAAGTCGGGCTATAAAATAG
- the LOC113403839 gene encoding spidroin-2-like has protein sequence MILRYSLRRLARASYVRFSLGFPSDTNNMLRLSTFCMLLSIAVAQSGYEYNKPNKPYSPSTPSGPGYQPGPTSGYPGTQTSPSYSNTPQQNGYPGVGSGTTPSYPSGPSGYPSNNQGYNRPSTNYPGQSYPGQSPGGPTGPSGVPGQGSNYPGQNYPGQGQNYPGQGQNYPGQGQNYPGQGQNNQRPGFGPDTSNFGTDDNSGSEGGDYSAIPGEPDRDYPILSVVPETSFRCDAQSYPGYYADVEARCQVFHVCANNITYDFLCPNGTIFSQEFFVCVWWNQFDCDSAPSYYGLNANLYDYSIMGSNHGGIPQSPQGSYPSSSGPQSPSSNYPGSTGPQGSYPGNTGPQGPVSGYPGSTGPSAGFPGTQKPSYPGSYPGAQQPGSRPSGPGTQQPGSYPGSPGPQRPGSYPSGPGSQQPGSYPGSPSPQRPGSYPSGPGTQQPGSYPGSPGAQRPGSYPSGPGGQQTGSYGPGAQQSGTRPSGPGSQRPGSYPSGPGSQQPVYYPSGPGAQKPGSYPARPGSYPSGPTGQQGPSASYPGTYPTQGSQGPSSTNYPGSQSTTSYPGSGNQGYPSGKPSGPSFPSGTGRPQGPSDNNYPSSQPNREYLPPRN, from the exons ATGATACTAAGGTACAGTTTGCGCAGACTCGCTCGCGCTTCGTACGTACG atttagTTTAGGGTTTCCAAGCGACACCAACAACATGCTACGTTTGTCAACGTTTTGca tgttaCTGTCGATAGCAGTCGCTCAAAGTGGATATGAATATAACAAACCAAATAAACCATACAGTCCCTCGACGCCCAGTGGCCCCGGTTACCAACCAGGACCCACAAGTGGATATCCTGGTACACAAACCTCTCCATCATACTCAAATACGCCACAGCAAAATGGATACCCAGGAGTCGGTTCGGGCACAACACCAAGTTACCCATCTGGACCTTCAGGCTACCCTTCAAATAATCAAGGCTACAATCGGCCATCAACTAACTATCCCGGTCAGTCTTATCCAGGACAAAGTCCAGGCGGACCAACGGGTCCTTCTGGTGTTCCAGGACAGGGTTCAAATTATCCTGGACAAAACTACCCAGGTCAAGGACAAAACTACCCAGGTCAAGGACAAAACTACCCAGGTCAAGGACAAAACTACCCAGGTCAAGGACAAAACAACCAACGTCCGGGATTTGGACCCGATACTTCCAATTTTGGTACAGATGATAATAGTGGTTCTGAAGGTGGAGATTATTCAGCAATACCCGGTGAGCCAGATAGAGATTATCCCATACTTTCAGTCGTCCCCGAAACATCGTTCAGGTGTGACGCTCAATCTTATCCAGGTTATTACGCAGATGTCGAAGCTCGATGCCAAGTATTCCATGTTTGTGCCAATAATATAACTTACGACTTTTTATGTCCCAATGGAACAATATTTTCTCAAGAGTTTTTCGTCTGCGTCTGGTGGAATCAATTTGACTGTGACTCTGCCCCTAGTTATTATGGACTTAACGCAAATCTATATGATTATTCCATAATGGGATCTAATCATGGTGGAATTCCTCAAAGCCCTCAAGGATCTTATCCTAGCAGTTCTGGACCACAAAGTCCATCATCAAACTATCCAGGAAGCACAGGACCTCAAGGATCTTACCCTGGCAATACAGGTCCGCAAGGACCAGTATCTGGCTACCCCGGTAGTACAGGCCCATCAGCTGGTTTTCCCGGAACTCAAAAACCAAGTTATCCAGGATCTTATCCTGGTGCTCAACAACCTGGATCTCGTCCTAGTGGTCCTGGAACACAACAACCGGGCTCATACCCCGGAAGCCCTGGTCCGCAACGGCCTGGATCTTATCCTAGTGGACCTGGATCACAACAACCGGGCTCATACCCCGGAAGCCCTAGTCCGCAACGGCCTGGATCTTATCCTAGTGGACCTGGAACACAACAACCGGGCTCATACCCCGGAAGCCCTGGTGCGCAACGGCCTGGATCGTATCCTAGCGGCCCTGGTGGTCAGCAAACCGGTTCCTACGGCCCTGGAGCACAACAATCGGGAACTCGTCCTAGCGGCCCTGGGTCCCAACGACCTGGATCGTATCCCAGTGGCCCCGGATCTCAACAACCAGTGTATTATCCTAGCGGACCAGGAGCACAAAAACCTGGTTCTTACCCTGCCAGACCAGGATCGTACCCTAGTGGCCCTACAGGACAACAAGGTCCCTCTGCCTCATACCCAGGAACTTATCCTACTCAGGGATCTCAAGGTCCGAGCTCAACGAACTATCCAGGATCTCAAAGTACAACAAGCTATCCTGGATCAGGTAACCAAGGTTATCCGTCAGGAAAACCTTCTGGACCGAGCTTCCCATCTGGTACTGGAAGACCTCAAGGACCCAGCGATAATAATTATCCAAGTTCTCAACCTAACAGAGAATACCTCCCACCTAGAAACTGA